A single region of the Rhipicephalus microplus isolate Deutch F79 chromosome 10, USDA_Rmic, whole genome shotgun sequence genome encodes:
- the LOC142774270 gene encoding chitotriosidase-1-like, whose amino-acid sequence MALVARNSGNIVGARSEIDAGVNVDWDYPGEPCYPGTGSGAFVELINDLKRQSIEVIISVPPVKSRLHVYSLDKVIGLVDFIIIKTHMHTANPSMRDVVRCSGDHSDAADVFNAALSSLPKTGDDWRLGYSISVAPETFVAPAAQLGAPVLGTAPWDNQTRQPGRTSYASVCQEKPVMRTKSHPLCLMVARQMDNQNVLVATFSDERALMERMNLTYSSNMSLAPVAVYDIDLDDFAGECGNGLSPLIRAVATGPG is encoded by the exons GGAGTGAACGTAGACTGGGACTATCCGGGTGAACCATGCTACCCCGGAACGGGCAGCGGCGCCTTCGTTGAGTTGATCAATGACCTAAAGAGACAGTCCATTGAGGTCATCATAAGCGTTCCACCAGTGAAGTCACGGCTACATGTCTACAGCCTGGACAAGGTCATTGGTTTGGTCGACTTTATCATCATCAAAACACACATGCACACTGCGAACCCATCGATGCGTGACGTCGTCAGATGCAGCGGGGATCACAGCGACGCGGCTGACGTCTTCAACGCGGCGCTCAGCAGCCTTCCCAAGACGGGCGACGATTGGCGTCTAGGATACAGCATTTCG GTGGCTCCGGAGACGTTCGTAGCACCAGCCGCTCAGCTGGGGGCTCCCGTCCTGGGCACGGCGCCGTGGGACAACCAGACCCGTCAACCCGGCCGGACGAGCTATGCGTCTGTTTGCCAGGAGAAGCCAGTGATGAGAACGAAATCGCACCCGCTGTGCCTCATGGTCGCCCGTCAAATGGACAACCAGAACGTGCTC GTTGCAACTTTCTCCGACGAGCGGGCACTCATGGAACGCATGAACCTGACGTACTCGAGCAACATGTCCTTGGCACCTGTGGCGGTGTACGACATCGACCTGGACGACTTTGCCGGCGAATGCGGGAACGGCCTGTCGCCGCTCATTCGAGCCGTGGCCACAGGTCCCGGCTGA